The following is a genomic window from Drosophila busckii strain San Diego stock center, stock number 13000-0081.31 chromosome 2L, ASM1175060v1, whole genome shotgun sequence.
CATTTTCACACTAGAGCTGACCACAAATTCACTTTCCCATTTTGTGGTTAAATTAAGCACACCACTCATCATGAAGGTCTGCAGATTCAGACCGCAAGCATAAAGTCTTGCAGTTTATGCCGACAAGTGTGCGAAGGCGCGAAATGAAAAGTGAAGTTGATGATGAGGCAAAGAGGCGAACAGCAGCGCGAACGACATTACTTTTGGCAGCTGATGGGCTCCTGGCACTTGACTGTGACAACGCTGATGCTGTCATCGTCATCATGATCCAGCTCGGAGGCGTGCGGTGCTGTGCCAGACTGCGGAGCAGACTGCGCgtcagcggcggcagcgccaTTTGTCTTCAAGCGCACCACATGCGCCAGCTTTGTGGTGGCCGCCACAGCAGCCGCCATCACATTGCCATTTCCATTGAGTggcttttgcagcagctgattggACGAGTCCAGGCGATGCGATAGCGAGGTGTGACGATTGTTGACCGACTGCAAGCAGACAGTAGTTAACAATTTAGTGAGAAGAGCAGCCACAGATTTGAATGCTTaccacattgttgttgttgttcatgcGGCCGCGTATGTTGTAGAGTCCATAGACCAGCGGATTCATGCAGGAGTTGGCGCATGCGAATATGAAGAGTCCCTTGCGCACCAGCGAATTAACCTTATCCACCGAAGACTTGTCCAGCGAGTACCACATGCAGATGATGTAGTAAGGCGTCCAGCAAATGATGAAGACAATCACTATGGAGATGGTCATCTTGAGCGTGCGCTTCTTGGCGCGACTCAACACGTCATCGTTGGAGCGACGAAAGCGCTCGGCGACGACATCCTTCAGCACACGCTGGCTCTTGCGATAGATCTCCAGATAGATGGCGCCGTAGCAGTAAATGAAAACGATCAAAGGAAATGCGTACATGGCGCACATGGTGGCGATTTGATATAACCAGTTGTGAAATTCGCTTACAAACGAATGAAAGGTGACGCATTGCAAGTAGCCTTTAACCATCGGATGCTCCTCCACATGGAAGAGAAAGGCCTGCGAATTGATTGAAACTGATGTGAGATCGTTTGACATTAATTGGCAAGAGCTTGGCTACTTACTTGTGGTATGCTGCAGATGACGGAGCCCAGCCAGGCGCAGACGAGCATGATGCGTCCGCGATTGTAGGAACGCTGCAGCGGTTTCAATATGGCATAATATCTGAATTGGATTGAAAGtaacatagacacacacacactcagattTACTTGCTAGGCAAAGCAATTGCGTGCGTCGTCGTATCTGGCCATCAAGCTGGTCCATTAGCAACAGTCGACAGAGACTCACCTGTCTAGCGATATACACACCATTACAAAGCTGGACAAGTACAGGCCGAACACACGAAAGAAACTCATGAGACGGCACATCAGATCCGTGGAGCGCCACTGCACCGTCCAAGCCCACACAATCTCCAGCGGCATCAACAGAAACGTCACCATTAGATCGGCAATGGCCAAATGCATTAGCATGATGTCAATACGCAAGGGACCCCGCAGTCGCCGCTTGGTCAGCATATACAGCACTGTGCTGTTGCCAATTGTTGAGATCACGAACAGTATGCTGCgggcaaatgcaaaaaggtTAATCGCCAAGCCAAGTGGGTGACATGGCGTGGGTGAGCAGCCAGTCAATGTGATAAATGTGATAAGTGGGTCACAGCGAATGCGTTTGGATTAGAGCCAGCTGCTCGCTATCAATGAGTTACGCCTAAACCGAAGATTGGGCTTGCACACCTTGGCCAATTATCTAGACTTATGATAAAGCTATTCAATTAAGTCGTAAGGCACTTACTaagtgcaaaaaataaaataagcacaGGATCTTATTGCTTTtctaatttaatgttaatttaatcaaagcaaTATATTCAGCTTTGAGTGGTTCTAAGTGAGGCATCTGAATTTAACTATTCATAAACGTGGGAACTAACATAAGCAGCtagctataattaaatatattaaaactcaattcaatataagtaattattaaatataaatattatttatattttgcctaatgcttttaattgatttttgtttggttAGTATTTAATTCCAACTAGTTGTTAATGAcacatttttatagctgctgtCAACTGTTCTTAGTCTtagttgcaactaaaaattattactcGCCGCTAGCCaacaattaatcaataaataaatacttgttGCTCAGCAAGCCAGTCTGGCTAATCGATTAATGATTACTTCATAAAAACTACCTGGCTCTATTGTATTAACAATCAAGCATACGTATCGCATACgtagcgtatacttaataagcacttatattacgtatacgtatgaGCTTGATAAAATCTTTAACAATTTACACATATTTTCAATCAACATTAAATCTCCTAcctaaaaaaattgcttgaagTGGAGtgctaaacatttttctacgggcgtatgagcaatatCAGTTCGAAAGATCGCTGTAAATTTTCGAATCACTCTATTCAAATGAACCCGACGCTGAACCAAAGCGTTCAAATTCCaagtgaaaattattaaaactcaGACAGTTAGACATgatttatacttatttataacctacacctacacacacaacTGATAAGTTTAGAAATAGAGAGCGGGAGGTgaagagcgacagagagagagagagaggaaaaGTGCAGCTTATCAACGAACACTGACTCGGAATGTGAATGTGCAAGCCAAAGTACAATAATGCTGGCTGTAAAAAAAGCGTAGGCGCTGCTCATTTTGATTAgatgaaatcaaatcaaacaagTTGAGAGACATGTAATAGTTGTAATGTAATGTTGATGGCTTACCTATAGACTGTAATTGACAGGCGATGGCCGTCATTGAATACCATATCCTTGGACCAGTGCATTGTGCCATTCGTATTATTCACATTTGACCAATCATTCAATACACGATGATCCATAACAACTTCATTCACTGGCGACTCGACCATGTCTCTAATTCAACATAGAGGCAGCAACTACTAGCTTACGCTTGTTTAGTTTGTAAGTTTGCTATTAgaaacataataatatttataattcggATTCCAATATGTTTGTAGCTATAGccacattatttatttactatttgctATTACTGGCGCATAACAATTGACGTCAAACTATCTTGGGAGGGCCTGTCAATTagttaaatatcaaataaaaattcttacaCTTGATTGCAGGCGATTACTTCATAAGCATGTCAACTAGCTAagcaatgtatttatttttttttttaatattatttacgtTACAGCAAATTAgctgtgtttgtttttcataaCGCTCGACTGCCAGCCTTGTGtgataattacaaaaaacaatatttatttatattgctgcaCATGCGTTAAGAATTTTACTGCTGGAAGATTCCTGAAGGAACAACAACATTgacattaaattgattaaatgtaTGCACGCTTTAAAGAAATTTTGTGCAGCTGATTGCAagcatgtttttgtttctttttgtattttttaaacactttCAAATGTTTGTCACAACATGACCTtgaactaatttaattatatgtagtacatttatgttgctgttCTCAGGTTCTTGTAATAGTGAACAATGCTCTTAAagctgttttgtttgtttgttgtcgctGTCTATATATTAATCATTAATCTGTTAATCAATAGCGCTCAATGGGGGCAGAGACGCTTGCTCATTTAATTGAACAGCAACCGAATAGCAAcgactacaactacaacaacaatagcaacaattattataagaTAATGATTGTGCCAACACATAGCAGTGGCACTCATTGCATTAATCCttgagtttgctttttttgttgtacataaaaataaatagtttatttagttaaacacATGGTATTTGTGGGCTTttgaacttttcttttttgataCTTTATGATGCGAAAGCAAACAatgaaaattcataaattaaagcagcatgGGCAAGGCATggcaaaatagcaacaattttatacaaatatttaaagcttaaataaatttctgctTAATAATTTTCGAATATTTACTAAAATTACACTAATGAACTGAACTATGCGTTCGATTGTAGGCGTAATCAATAATTacgttgctttttattattttcctGTTTATTTCacagtttatttttgattCCGTTTTGTTTTACGTTTTCTAAACACGCGCGCGCTCCGTGTACATGCaccacatacatatagacacAGACGTAAGGAATCAGATAATTTAGCACGATTCGTACTATACACACACCTCACACAGCGCACACTACAATTAAAGCATGCAACGTTTTGCAACACTGGCGGCAACGCATACGACAATGCAGCATTCGCTTGAAACGTTTACTATAACTGCAATTAACGGTAAACTCTCGTGCTCGGGCTACGCCGTACAGGAACTGACTGAATTAGCTAGACGGCCGTTGGGGCAGCTGATGCTGCCGCCGTGAAATCGAAATCTCAACAACAACTGAtaatctaatttaaaaaaaaaaaaagtgcgaCGCAGCCGGCGCTACCAATGTTCTTGCActtgtatgtacatgtgtatgtgtgtagttGTGAACGCCGGCCGGGCAGGTCACACTGATAAGCTTACACGATCCCGAAATGGCACAAATATTGCtacatacaattttaatgtattatatttatatttcacttGGTCCGCCCGCATAAAATTTCTCGTTTATCAATGCGAATGTAATACAAAGTTCAAGCGCTGTCTGTCTACATAGAAAAAAAGCGCtgctttcttcttcttgtgctTAGCGGCCTTATCTCCGCCTCCGTAGTACCGTAAGCTGTGTCTCAAAAATAattcatcagcagcagcagcacaacaacaactagacaCAGTGCGTTATCAGCGTGCTGGCGGCACGTCTTAAGTATGACTCCCATTCGTTGCGAATTAAaagtatattaattataactaTATATTCCCACTGCGCAGTTTATCCTTTTATCCGGCTACACTTGTCGACTCTCCAAGCGCGCGCTTGCATCTAATTCGTTTGGCCGCTCTGCACAATTCAAGGTTAAccatatgcacatatgtgtATACAAAATCGAGTcgcaatttgcaaacatttcattAATATAATGAGCGCGAATTGCTCGCAACAAAAGGATTTCAAGTTCATGTTTTCACGTATACGTGACAGTTCATGGCGCGCTATTGTATGCTACATtaatgtatatgcatgtgccagcaactgttgttaTCATGATGCACCTGAAACGGAACGATAAGAAAATAGTCGCTTTTAATGAGCGCCGCGGCtgtggcaaagcaaaaacattacCATACAGCATTAAATTGATATTCACATGCGATACTATTAACTAGTTGAAGTCTTAAGCGAACCCTTCAGGCAATTATTATACTAAAATGATTGACACAGTATAAATCTCAGatattaagtttaaaagcggtagcataaaataaagaatacttttaaatatcatataatatattaaactgcacatatttatatataatttgattgaatttcCCTAATACTATAacaaactatatacatatgtgtgacGAGATAATTGATAatgataatttattatttaactattcttttacttataatttttaagcagttttaaagctttaatgttTTGCATGTTGTGCTCATATAACGTATATGTATTATTGTGTATGTATAATCATATAAATTAACTTCAACAGGTGAACATGGCGTATACTTTTTCcatagcaattttttttccaGTGAAACAATAACATTCTTGTACACAAACCAAATCAAAATGTTATGCTCCTCAGCGAGTGAGCAAAAATGTTATGCTGCTGTTAGCGTAACCTCTCGCTCGCACCCACTTAATTTCTGTTGCTCAAAAGTATCGATATCGATATCGAACCTACACGTGaggttgttgttattgttattttattaaaatttgatgaagaacagcagcaaaaatgttgcgaaaatca
Proteins encoded in this region:
- the LOC108594257 gene encoding gonadotropin-releasing hormone receptor isoform X1; amino-acid sequence: MVESPVNEVVMDHRVLNDWSNVNNTNGTMHWSKDMVFNDGHRLSITVYSILFVISTIGNSTVLYMLTKRRLRGPLRIDIMLMHLAIADLMVTFLLMPLEIVWAWTVQWRSTDLMCRLMSFFRVFGLYLSSFVMVCISLDRYYAILKPLQRSYNRGRIMLVCAWLGSVICSIPQAFLFHVEEHPMVKGYLQCVTFHSFVSEFHNWLYQIATMCAMYAFPLIVFIYCYGAIYLEIYRKSQRVLKDVVAERFRRSNDDVLSRAKKRTLKMTISIVIVFIICWTPYYIICMWYSLDKSSVDKVNSLVRKGLFIFACANSCMNPLVYGLYNIRGRMNNNNNVSVNNRHTSLSHRLDSSNQLLQKPLNGNGNVMAAAVAATTKLAHVVRLKTNGAAAADAQSAPQSGTAPHASELDHDDDDSISVVTVKCQEPISCQNCVDDSMEATKVDIDKT
- the LOC108594257 gene encoding gonadotropin-releasing hormone II receptor isoform X2 translates to MLVCAWLGSVICSIPQAFLFHVEEHPMVKGYLQCVTFHSFVSEFHNWLYQIATMCAMYAFPLIVFIYCYGAIYLEIYRKSQRVLKDVVAERFRRSNDDVLSRAKKRTLKMTISIVIVFIICWTPYYIICMWYSLDKSSVDKVNSLVRKGLFIFACANSCMNPLVYGLYNIRGRMNNNNNVSVNNRHTSLSHRLDSSNQLLQKPLNGNGNVMAAAVAATTKLAHVVRLKTNGAAAADAQSAPQSGTAPHASELDHDDDDSISVVTVKCQEPISCQNCVDDSMEATKVDIDKT